From Candoia aspera isolate rCanAsp1 chromosome 4, rCanAsp1.hap2, whole genome shotgun sequence, a single genomic window includes:
- the LOC134495637 gene encoding suppressor of cytokine signaling 3-like, with product MVPLCCCCPPASAPVVVAMTGPAVPSYHFKSFCGEFERVESALERLEASGFYWGSLSGAEAKRLLTSQPPGVFLVRDSSDHHHLFTLSVRTRTGITNLRIQQQDSAFHLEALPGAGHPPAFSCVVQLVEYYLCLGAVEGGPCYLESEGQPPVPLALSQPLRCKVPTLQELCQRAVRASVRGRGDTRAQLQGLPVPRALLNSICS from the coding sequence ATGGTCCCCCTGTGCTGCTGCTGCCCGCCGGCATCTGCACCAGTCGTGGTGGCCATGACAGGCCCTGCTGTCCCTTCCTACCATTTCAAGAGTTTCTGTGGAGAGTTTGAGCGGGTGGAAAGTGCATTGGAACGACTGGAGGCCAGTGGCTTCTACTGGGGCAGCCTGTCAGGGGCTGAAGCCAAGCGACTCTTGACTTCCCAGCCTCCTGGTGTCTTCCTGGTGAGAGATTCCTCCGACCACCATCACCTCTTCACCTTGAGTGTCCGCACCAGGACAGGCATCACCAACTTACGTATTCAGCAGCAGGACTCAGCTTTCCACCTGGAGGCCTTGCCAGGGGCTGGCCATCCCCCAGCCTTCAGTTGTGTGGTCCAGTTAGTTGAATATTATCTCTGCCTTGGGGCTGTAGAAGGGGGTCCCTGCTACTTGGAGAGCGAGGGTCAGCCCCCAGTGCCTTTGGCCCTCTCACAGCCACTCCGCTGCAAGGTGCCCACCTTGCAGGAGCTGTGTCAGCGGGCTGTGCGAGCCAGCGTGCGGGGCAGAGGTGACACCAGGGCTCAGCTGCAGGGGCTGCCAGTCCCTCGGGCATTATTGAACTCAATCTGCAGCTAA
- the RPS9 gene encoding small ribosomal subunit protein uS4 → MPVARSWVCRKTYVTPRRPFEKSRLDQELKLIGEYGLRNKREVWRVKFTLAKIRKAARELLTLDEKDQRRLFEGNALLRRLVRIGVLDEGKMKLDYILGLKIEDFLERRLQTQVFKLGLAKSIHHARVLIRQRHIRVRKQVVNIPSFIVRLDSQKHIDFSLRSPYGGGRPGRVKRKNAKKGQGGAGGGDDEEED, encoded by the exons ATGCCTGTTGCCAGGAGTTGGGTATGTCGGAAGACTTATGTCACCCCCAGGCGGCCTTTTGAAAAATCACGCCTTGATCAGGAGCTGAAACTTATtg GTGAATATGGGCTGCGGAACAAGCGTGAGGTATGGCGAGTGAAGTTCACTTTGGCCAAGATCCGCAAAGCTGCCCGTGAGTTGCTCACCCTGGATGAGAAAGATCAGCGGCGCCTTTTTGAAG GCAATGCCTTGCTGCGCCGTTTGGTCAGAATCGGGGTGCTGGATGAGGGCAAGATGAAACTGGATTACATCCTGGGTCTGAAAATTGAGGATTTCCTGGAGCGGCGTCTCCAGACCCAGGTCTTCAAACTGGGCCTGGCCAAGTCCATCCATCACGCCCGAGTGCTCATCCGCCAGAGACACATCCG TGTAAGGAAGCAAGTGGTGAATATCCCTTCCTTCATTGTTCGGCTAGACTCCCAAAAGCACATTGACTTCTCCCTCCGTTCGCCTTACGGTGGTGGCCGACCAGGCCGGGTCAAGAGGAAGAACGCCAAGAAGGGCCAGGGCGGTGCTGGTGGCGGAGATGATGAGGAGGAAGATTAA